The Paenibacillus sp. genome has a segment encoding these proteins:
- the thiE gene encoding thiamine phosphate synthase, whose product MIGSADVERLRAQLRLYFVMGSVNCAGDPFEAAAKAIESGVTMFQFREKGTGSLEGEAKLRLAGRLRALCRAKGVPFLVNDDVELALAVEADGVHVGQDDESVASVRRRIGGKLLGVSVHTMEEARRAAADGADYFGIGPIYPTSTKADAKPAAGTALIERLRAEGWTTPVVGIGGIDASNAGDVIRAGADGVAVITAISRADSIERSARELLRAVASAQPAGRFGE is encoded by the coding sequence ATGATCGGGAGCGCGGACGTCGAGCGGCTGCGGGCGCAGCTGCGGCTGTACTTCGTGATGGGGAGCGTTAACTGCGCCGGCGACCCGTTCGAGGCGGCGGCGAAGGCGATCGAGAGCGGCGTGACGATGTTCCAGTTTCGGGAGAAAGGAACCGGTTCGCTCGAGGGCGAAGCGAAGCTGCGCCTCGCGGGACGGCTGCGGGCGCTGTGCCGGGCGAAGGGCGTCCCGTTCCTCGTCAACGACGACGTGGAGCTGGCGCTCGCCGTCGAGGCGGACGGGGTTCACGTCGGCCAGGACGACGAGAGCGTCGCTTCCGTTCGGCGGCGCATCGGCGGCAAGCTGCTCGGCGTCTCGGTCCATACGATGGAGGAAGCGCGCCGGGCGGCGGCGGATGGGGCCGATTATTTCGGCATCGGACCGATTTATCCGACGTCGACGAAGGCGGACGCGAAGCCGGCCGCGGGAACGGCGCTGATCGAGCGACTGCGCGCGGAAGGGTGGACGACGCCGGTCGTCGGCATCGGCGGCATCGACGCGTCCAACGCAGGCGACGTCATTCGCGCGGGCGCGGACGGCGTCGCCGTCATTACGGCGATCAGCCGCGCCGACTCGATCGAACGAAGCGCGCGCGAGCTGCTGCGGGCGGTCGCGTCCGCGCAGCCGGCCGGGCGTTTCGGCGAATAG
- a CDS encoding ABC transporter ATP-binding protein has product MHTLLGVTNLKLKYPGDAPLVFDGLSLSFRQGEKALLLGPSGCGKSTLLQVLTGIVPHSVELPMKCDAVHRPERWGYVFQDPDAQFCMPYVDEELAFVLENRAVPRDAMPELIRRYLALVGLNLDDPHTPIQRLSQGMKQRLALASALALEPEALLLDEPTALLDPEGTEQVWEAVRRTAADKTVLIVEHKIDGILDFVDRVVVFTPEGRILADGAPADVFAAHRAALDEYGIWHPGAWEAFPRFGGARSLVEAGGAPRLALRDFAGYRAGGRTVIAAPLAEAAPGDWIAVTGKNGAGKSSLLLSIMRLLRTSGECVVDGAFGRRPEDVAARAAFVFQNPEFQFVADSVEDEIAYSLERPDPAAVESLLAFFDLTPLRRRHPYQLSTGQKRRLSVAGALARGQRLLLLDEPTFGLDARSTMRLLEMLERLRGEGAAIVMVTHDPEIVRRCCNKVWHVEDGRVTVAEKEALGHGMVVPAS; this is encoded by the coding sequence ATGCACACGCTGCTTGGCGTCACCAATTTGAAGCTGAAGTATCCGGGCGACGCGCCGCTCGTGTTCGACGGACTCTCCCTTTCGTTCCGCCAAGGGGAGAAGGCGCTGCTCCTCGGCCCGAGCGGCTGCGGCAAATCGACGCTCCTGCAAGTGCTGACGGGCATCGTTCCCCATTCCGTCGAGCTGCCGATGAAATGCGACGCTGTCCATCGGCCCGAGCGCTGGGGCTACGTGTTCCAAGATCCGGACGCGCAGTTTTGCATGCCGTACGTCGACGAAGAGCTGGCGTTCGTGCTCGAAAACCGCGCGGTGCCGCGCGATGCGATGCCGGAGCTCATTCGCCGATACCTGGCGCTCGTCGGCCTTAATCTCGACGATCCGCATACGCCGATCCAGCGGCTGTCGCAGGGCATGAAGCAGCGGCTCGCGCTGGCGAGCGCGCTGGCGCTCGAGCCGGAGGCGCTGCTGCTCGACGAGCCGACCGCGCTGCTCGACCCCGAAGGAACCGAGCAGGTGTGGGAGGCGGTGCGGCGAACGGCGGCGGACAAAACCGTGCTGATCGTCGAGCATAAGATCGACGGCATTTTGGATTTTGTCGACCGGGTCGTCGTCTTCACGCCCGAAGGGCGCATTCTCGCCGACGGCGCCCCGGCCGACGTCTTCGCGGCGCATCGCGCCGCTCTGGACGAATACGGCATTTGGCATCCCGGCGCATGGGAGGCGTTCCCGCGCTTCGGGGGGGCGCGCAGCCTCGTCGAAGCCGGAGGCGCGCCGCGGCTTGCGCTGCGCGATTTCGCGGGATACCGCGCCGGCGGGCGCACGGTGATCGCCGCCCCGCTCGCGGAAGCGGCGCCGGGCGATTGGATCGCCGTCACGGGGAAGAACGGCGCGGGCAAGAGCTCGCTCCTGCTCTCGATCATGCGGTTGCTGCGCACGTCCGGAGAATGCGTCGTGGACGGCGCCTTCGGGCGCCGCCCGGAGGACGTCGCGGCGCGCGCGGCGTTCGTGTTCCAAAACCCGGAGTTCCAATTCGTCGCCGATTCGGTGGAGGACGAAATCGCTTATTCGCTCGAGCGGCCCGACCCGGCCGCCGTGGAATCGCTGCTCGCCTTCTTCGATCTAACGCCGCTGCGGCGGCGCCATCCGTACCAGCTGTCGACGGGCCAGAAGCGGCGGCTCAGCGTCGCCGGCGCGCTCGCCCGGGGCCAGCGGCTGCTGCTGCTCGACGAGCCGACGTTCGGGCTGGACGCGCGCAGCACGATGCGGCTGCTGGAGATGCTGGAGCGGCTCCGCGGCGAAGGGGCGGCGATCGTCATGGTGACGCACGACCCGGAAATCGTGCGCCGCTGCTGCAACAAAGTATGGCATGTCGAGGACGGGCGCGTCACGGTCGCGGAGAAGGAGGCGTTAGGGCATGGAATGGTCGTTCCCGCATCGTAA
- a CDS encoding ECF transporter S component: MEKGIGQSKRLKLTDILVTVVIAAVFGVVYKVWGPMYNIVQPLGLHAEQLIYGMWFIAATFAFVLIRKPGVAVLAEVAAASVETFFGGEWGVTTLVYGLMQGLGAELVFAMFRYRLANVWVVSLAAIGSGVASLLVDSYYGYIESLTFWNYCLFIGLRLLGSVVIAGLFASLLAGALEKTGVTSLLRPASRADYDALT; this comes from the coding sequence ATGGAAAAAGGGATCGGGCAGTCGAAGCGGTTGAAGTTGACGGACATTTTGGTGACGGTCGTCATCGCGGCGGTATTCGGGGTCGTCTACAAAGTTTGGGGGCCGATGTACAACATCGTCCAGCCGCTCGGGCTGCACGCCGAACAGCTGATTTACGGCATGTGGTTCATCGCGGCGACGTTCGCGTTCGTCCTCATCCGCAAGCCGGGGGTCGCCGTCCTCGCCGAAGTGGCCGCCGCCAGCGTCGAAACGTTTTTCGGCGGCGAATGGGGCGTCACGACGCTCGTATACGGCTTGATGCAGGGTCTCGGCGCCGAGCTCGTCTTCGCGATGTTCCGCTACCGTCTCGCGAACGTCTGGGTCGTCTCGCTCGCCGCGATCGGCTCCGGCGTCGCCTCGCTGCTCGTGGATTCGTACTACGGCTATATCGAATCGCTGACGTTCTGGAACTACTGCCTGTTCATCGGCTTGCGGCTCCTCGGCAGCGTCGTGATCGCCGGCTTGTTCGCGTCGCTGCTCGCCGGCGCGCTCGAGAAAACCGGCGTCACGAGCTTGCTCCGGCCGGCGTCGCGCGCAGATTACGACGCCTTGACGTGA
- a CDS encoding GNAT family N-acetyltransferase produces the protein MALANDAMEFTLEPAEHGEFSVFCSVYWDPVRFRRDWTTPLTTVPPAAPCYWIMQAGRRVGGAVIDAGRIGPVFAAPPSKLAPETVEALLRFAAARTPPGGSIEARGVLDSQLEAFERCGFRRTQTRRCMMRPTESTSAAFPDGWIARPLAREDIDELAAMLHASFADGTGDAGPDPVEEYAAYLAEHFGQAERDEAMRGASAVAVDKRTGAIAGVCLIGRVEGWPFVAFAAVLPHCRGRGLASALIRRAIGALHGFTEPLLFVTVGNGAEAVYEKLGFRPAPAVTRLAWEPRS, from the coding sequence ATGGCTCTTGCGAACGACGCGATGGAATTTACGCTGGAACCCGCCGAGCACGGCGAGTTTTCCGTTTTCTGCTCCGTATATTGGGACCCCGTGCGGTTCCGGCGCGACTGGACGACGCCGCTGACGACCGTGCCGCCCGCAGCTCCGTGCTACTGGATAATGCAAGCGGGGCGGCGCGTCGGCGGAGCCGTGATCGACGCGGGGCGGATCGGCCCCGTCTTCGCCGCGCCCCCGTCGAAGCTTGCGCCGGAGACGGTCGAGGCGCTGCTGCGATTCGCCGCGGCGCGCACGCCGCCGGGCGGCTCGATCGAAGCGCGGGGCGTGCTCGACAGCCAGCTGGAGGCGTTCGAGCGCTGCGGCTTCCGGCGCACGCAGACGAGGCGCTGCATGATGCGCCCGACCGAATCGACGTCCGCCGCGTTCCCGGACGGATGGATCGCGCGTCCTCTCGCGCGCGAAGATATCGACGAGCTTGCGGCGATGCTGCACGCGTCGTTCGCGGACGGTACCGGGGATGCCGGCCCGGATCCGGTGGAGGAATACGCGGCGTACCTCGCGGAACACTTCGGGCAGGCGGAGCGCGACGAAGCGATGCGCGGCGCGTCGGCCGTCGCCGTCGACAAGCGGACCGGCGCGATCGCCGGCGTTTGCTTGATCGGACGTGTGGAAGGCTGGCCGTTCGTCGCCTTCGCCGCCGTGCTGCCGCACTGCCGGGGCCGAGGGCTCGCGTCGGCGCTCATCCGACGGGCGATCGGCGCGCTGCACGGCTTCACGGAGCCGCTGCTGTTCGTGACGGTCGGCAACGGCGCCGAAGCGGTGTACGAGAAGCTGGGCTTTCGGCCGGCGCCGGCCGTGACGCGTTTGGCGTGGGAGCCCCGGTCTTAA
- a CDS encoding energy-coupling factor transporter transmembrane component T — MEWSFPHRKTWVHRVNPGVKLIVSTLLFVAVVSIHNVNVMANVAAGVVLLLAVCSGHPWRRLLLYASPFLLIFVSSVSGMAMFGEGTTTWFRFGLVHVTEESFVRGVHLGLRSVSVAAAGLLFALTTKPADLFYGLMQQWKLPPKYAYSFLAALRMVPAIIEEFQIRRHALKIRGRLRRRGVAGWYDTLRQYAIPLLAQSIRRAHRIAVAMEAKRFHGNGPRTYYYRISYSAWDAAYVAAMAALIALAWYAGAAWPYVGSVDVR; from the coding sequence ATGGAATGGTCGTTCCCGCATCGTAAAACATGGGTCCACCGCGTCAACCCGGGCGTCAAGCTGATCGTCTCGACGCTGCTATTCGTCGCCGTCGTGTCGATTCATAACGTCAACGTCATGGCGAACGTCGCCGCCGGCGTCGTGCTGCTGCTGGCCGTCTGCTCCGGACATCCGTGGCGGCGCCTCCTGCTGTACGCTTCGCCGTTCCTGCTCATCTTCGTCTCGTCCGTGTCCGGCATGGCGATGTTCGGCGAAGGGACGACGACGTGGTTCCGGTTCGGCCTCGTGCACGTGACGGAGGAAAGCTTCGTCCGCGGCGTCCACTTGGGTCTACGCTCCGTCTCCGTCGCGGCGGCCGGCTTGTTGTTCGCGCTCACTACCAAGCCGGCGGATCTGTTTTACGGCTTGATGCAGCAGTGGAAACTGCCGCCGAAGTACGCGTACAGCTTCCTGGCCGCCCTGCGCATGGTGCCCGCGATCATCGAGGAGTTCCAGATTCGCCGCCACGCGCTGAAGATTCGCGGCCGCCTCCGCCGGCGCGGCGTCGCCGGCTGGTACGACACGCTGCGGCAGTACGCGATCCCGCTGCTCGCCCAAAGCATCCGCCGGGCGCACCGGATCGCCGTCGCCATGGAGGCGAAGCGATTCCACGGGAACGGTCCGAGAACGTACTACTACCGCATTTCGTATTCCGCTTGGGACGCCGCATACGTCGCGGCGATGGCAGCGCTGATCGCCCTCGCTTGGTACGCGGGCGCCGCATGGCCGTACGTCGGCTCCGTCGACGTTCGATAA
- a CDS encoding SDR family oxidoreductase, producing MSEESVYIVTGASRGLGEAIAARLLAPGNRVLCVARTRNEALAGKAEAAGARCDWFERDLAALAAANGADAFMRELLAGVDLAALRRIRLINNAGVVEPVGAAHENEPADVGRHLAVNLTAPMTLTAAFLRQTEALAADKRIMHISSGAGRNPYAGWSAYCAAKAGLDHFTRCVALEQAALPNGAKVASVAPGVVDTAMQAVVRATAPERFPNRERFVKLYETGGLTPPAEAAERLVAYLEHAAFGEEPVADIREWKAE from the coding sequence ATGAGCGAAGAAAGCGTATATATCGTAACCGGCGCATCCCGCGGACTGGGGGAGGCGATCGCGGCCCGGCTGCTTGCGCCGGGAAACCGGGTGCTGTGCGTCGCGCGCACGCGGAACGAAGCGCTCGCGGGTAAAGCCGAGGCGGCCGGGGCGCGGTGCGATTGGTTCGAGCGCGATCTCGCGGCGCTGGCCGCGGCGAACGGCGCGGACGCCTTCATGCGCGAGCTGCTGGCCGGCGTCGATCTTGCCGCGCTGCGGCGCATCCGGTTGATCAACAACGCCGGCGTCGTCGAGCCGGTCGGGGCGGCGCACGAGAACGAGCCGGCGGACGTCGGCCGCCATCTCGCCGTCAACTTGACGGCGCCGATGACGTTGACCGCGGCGTTCCTCCGGCAGACGGAGGCGCTCGCCGCCGATAAGCGCATTATGCACATATCGTCCGGCGCCGGCAGAAATCCTTACGCCGGCTGGAGCGCCTACTGCGCCGCCAAAGCCGGGCTGGACCATTTCACGCGGTGCGTTGCGCTCGAGCAGGCGGCGCTGCCGAACGGAGCCAAGGTTGCCTCCGTCGCGCCGGGCGTCGTCGACACGGCGATGCAGGCGGTCGTGCGCGCGACCGCCCCGGAGCGCTTCCCGAACCGGGAGCGATTCGTCAAGCTGTATGAAACGGGGGGCCTAACCCCTCCGGCGGAAGCGGCGGAGCGGTTGGTCGCCTACCTCGAGCACGCCGCCTTCGGCGAGGAACCCGTCGCCGACATCCGGGAGTGGAAGGCGGAATAA
- a CDS encoding class I SAM-dependent methyltransferase — protein MHREWRGTELLEDTGERIIPKLMKSMNGMLLEHLARYYFAAPYVKGRVLDIACGVGYGSHMTAKERKREVTEIVAVDNDADAIQYAEREYHHQKIAFVRGDAMDPALPERLGTFDTILSFETVEHVEDDRFFVEQLDRMLRPGGTLVLSSPFGRGRGQPTSEPFHKHQLTPEQFRELFARYGDVQFYYQRGPTFEPAPREGVRYFVGVAVCRK, from the coding sequence ATGCATCGAGAATGGCGGGGAACTGAATTGCTGGAAGATACCGGAGAACGCATAATTCCGAAGCTGATGAAATCGATGAACGGGATGCTGCTCGAGCATCTCGCGCGCTATTATTTCGCGGCGCCGTACGTCAAGGGCAGGGTGCTGGACATCGCCTGCGGCGTCGGGTACGGCAGCCATATGACGGCGAAGGAACGCAAGCGGGAAGTGACGGAAATCGTCGCGGTCGACAACGACGCGGACGCCATTCAGTACGCGGAGCGGGAATATCATCATCAGAAAATCGCCTTCGTGCGCGGCGACGCGATGGATCCGGCGCTGCCGGAGCGGCTCGGCACGTTCGATACGATTCTCAGCTTCGAAACCGTCGAGCACGTGGAGGACGACCGCTTTTTCGTCGAACAGCTGGACCGGATGCTCCGCCCCGGCGGCACGCTCGTGCTGTCGAGCCCGTTCGGAAGGGGGCGCGGCCAGCCGACGAGCGAACCGTTCCATAAGCATCAATTGACGCCCGAACAATTTCGGGAGCTGTTCGCGCGGTACGGCGACGTGCAGTTTTATTACCAGCGGGGACCGACGTTCGAGCCGGCGCCGCGCGAAGGCGTTCGGTACTTCGTCGGGGTGGCGGTGTGCCGGAAATAA
- the rbsK gene encoding ribokinase, whose amino-acid sequence MGILVLGSFMMDLVVRTERAPAAGETLMGDGFGRFPGGKGANQAVAAARLGGVVAMAGKVGRDAFGDEGMAVLADNGVDTAHMRRDDVEATGIALIVVERSGQNRIIIAPGANMRYTTDEADALEEAIRGADMLVMQLEIDLAVVERAAAIAQKHGVPVLLNPAPARPLPAELLSRVAVLTPNETELELLTGMKADGIEAAQRAARTLIDLGVKHVVVTLAERGALVCSAEGCEHVEGFPVTPVDTVAAGDSFNGALAVKLAEGASLHDAAKFANAVGALAVTKQGAIPSLPTLAEVERFLTDRENA is encoded by the coding sequence ATGGGCATTTTGGTATTGGGAAGCTTCATGATGGATTTGGTCGTACGCACCGAGCGCGCGCCGGCCGCGGGCGAAACGTTGATGGGCGACGGCTTCGGCAGATTTCCGGGCGGGAAAGGCGCCAATCAAGCGGTCGCGGCCGCGCGGCTCGGCGGCGTCGTCGCGATGGCGGGCAAAGTCGGGCGCGACGCGTTCGGCGACGAAGGGATGGCGGTGCTGGCGGACAACGGCGTCGATACGGCGCACATGCGAAGGGATGACGTCGAGGCGACGGGCATCGCGTTGATCGTGGTCGAACGATCCGGCCAAAATCGGATCATCATCGCGCCCGGCGCGAACATGCGATATACGACGGACGAAGCGGACGCGTTGGAAGAGGCGATCCGAGGGGCCGACATGCTCGTCATGCAGCTAGAGATCGATCTCGCCGTCGTCGAGCGCGCGGCGGCGATCGCACAGAAGCACGGCGTGCCGGTGCTGCTCAATCCGGCGCCGGCGCGCCCGCTGCCCGCGGAGCTGCTGTCGCGCGTCGCGGTGCTGACGCCGAACGAAACCGAGCTCGAGCTGCTGACGGGGATGAAGGCGGACGGAATCGAGGCGGCGCAGCGGGCTGCGCGGACGCTGATCGATCTCGGCGTGAAGCACGTCGTCGTGACGCTCGCGGAACGAGGCGCGCTCGTATGCTCCGCGGAAGGGTGCGAGCATGTGGAAGGCTTCCCGGTGACGCCGGTCGATACGGTCGCCGCGGGCGACTCGTTCAACGGCGCCCTCGCCGTGAAGCTGGCCGAAGGGGCGTCGCTGCATGATGCGGCGAAATTCGCCAACGCCGTCGGCGCACTCGCCGTGACGAAGCAGGGCGCGATTCCGTCGCTGCCGACGCTGGCGGAGGTCGAGCGGTTCTTAACCGACCGGGAGAACGCGTAA
- a CDS encoding CPBP family intramembrane glutamic endopeptidase, translating into MRENAAAAKRTRVSPTPRKNEFPIYLRILMLFAVGYALSHYAKAGIAAACAALDVEDGMRVVLSRFSALAYALPYLLAAPLRREAFPLLRAGDFRAPVAFPFIWRGRIDPTWRALVIFAAVSSAGSGYFVARHLGGLEPGALPALIGYGAAFALLNSAIEEFAWRGVALSRQAAWIGDVRALLVNSLLFGLSHYDLGFPLGVCLAFAAGGFFMGGAALRAGGIAPAIAMHLFMNLIFVFSGIIFS; encoded by the coding sequence ATGCGGGAAAACGCTGCCGCGGCGAAAAGGACGCGCGTCTCTCCGACGCCGAGGAAGAACGAATTCCCGATATATCTGCGCATATTGATGTTGTTCGCGGTCGGCTACGCGTTGTCGCATTACGCCAAGGCGGGCATCGCCGCGGCGTGCGCGGCCTTGGACGTCGAGGACGGCATGCGCGTCGTCTTATCGAGGTTCAGCGCGCTCGCGTACGCGTTGCCTTATTTGCTGGCGGCACCGCTTCGGCGGGAAGCGTTCCCGCTGCTGCGCGCCGGCGATTTCAGAGCGCCGGTCGCGTTCCCGTTCATTTGGCGGGGCAGAATCGATCCGACGTGGCGGGCGCTCGTCATTTTCGCCGCCGTATCGTCGGCCGGCTCCGGCTACTTCGTCGCGCGGCATCTCGGCGGACTCGAGCCGGGCGCGCTGCCCGCGCTCATCGGATACGGCGCGGCGTTCGCGCTGCTCAATTCCGCGATCGAGGAATTCGCGTGGCGGGGCGTCGCGTTAAGCCGGCAGGCCGCTTGGATCGGGGACGTGCGGGCGCTCCTCGTCAACAGCTTGCTGTTCGGTCTTTCGCATTACGATTTGGGCTTCCCGCTCGGGGTATGTCTCGCGTTCGCCGCCGGCGGCTTCTTCATGGGCGGCGCGGCGCTGCGCGCGGGCGGGATCGCCCCGGCCATTGCGATGCATTTGTTCATGAACCTCATTTTCGTCTTTAGCGGCATCATTTTTTCATAA
- a CDS encoding GNAT family N-acetyltransferase, producing the protein MSFTFLDYDRISGDDIDLVIDFKAPGDERLGIVPAYHYGMVLHGTYERVGVIDLRVGYSESLYYGGNIGYSVLPAYRGRRFAAQACRLLRPLALAHGMEKLYITCNPDNAPSRKTCESLGARLAGIVDLPPDNDMYLRGERQKCIFEWTL; encoded by the coding sequence ATGTCGTTTACGTTTTTGGATTATGACCGAATCTCCGGCGACGACATCGATCTGGTTATCGATTTCAAAGCGCCCGGCGACGAGCGGCTCGGCATCGTGCCGGCGTATCATTACGGCATGGTGCTGCACGGCACGTACGAGAGAGTCGGCGTGATCGATCTTCGCGTGGGGTATTCGGAAAGCTTGTATTATGGCGGCAATATCGGCTACTCCGTCCTGCCGGCGTACCGCGGACGGCGGTTCGCCGCGCAGGCGTGCCGGCTGCTGCGGCCGCTCGCGCTCGCCCACGGCATGGAGAAGCTGTACATCACGTGCAACCCGGACAACGCGCCGTCCCGCAAGACGTGCGAGTCGCTCGGGGCGCGCCTCGCGGGCATCGTCGACCTCCCCCCGGACAACGATATGTATCTAAGGGGCGAGCGCCAAAAGTGCATCTTCGAGTGGACGCTTTGA
- the wrbA gene encoding NAD(P)H:quinone oxidoreductase produces the protein MALKLAIVYYSSTGTNYKLAKMAEEAGKANGAEVKVMKVQELAPESAINGNPLWKAHVEATKDVPVVTLDDLQWADAVLFSMPTRFGNVPAQMKQFLDTTGGLWFQGKLINKVVSAMTSAQNDHGGQEATILSLYTTMYHWGAIIAAPGYTDPVLFTTGGNPYGTSVTVDQEGNMTRDVQPAVAHQVKRMLEIAAKING, from the coding sequence GTGGCTTTAAAGTTGGCGATCGTTTACTACAGCTCGACGGGGACGAACTATAAGCTTGCGAAGATGGCGGAGGAAGCCGGGAAGGCGAACGGCGCCGAAGTGAAGGTCATGAAGGTGCAGGAGCTGGCGCCGGAGTCGGCGATCAACGGCAACCCGCTCTGGAAGGCCCATGTCGAAGCGACGAAAGACGTTCCGGTCGTCACGCTGGACGATCTGCAGTGGGCAGACGCCGTCTTATTCAGCATGCCGACCCGTTTCGGCAACGTGCCGGCGCAGATGAAGCAGTTTTTGGACACGACCGGCGGTCTCTGGTTCCAAGGCAAGCTGATCAACAAAGTCGTCAGCGCGATGACGTCGGCGCAGAACGACCATGGCGGACAAGAGGCGACGATTTTGTCGCTGTATACGACGATGTATCATTGGGGCGCCATCATCGCGGCTCCGGGGTACACCGATCCGGTGCTCTTCACGACGGGAGGCAATCCGTACGGAACGAGCGTCACGGTCGACCAAGAAGGCAACATGACGAGGGACGTCCAGCCGGCGGTCGCGCATCAAGTGAAACGGATGCTTGAGATCGCGGCCAAAATCAACGGATAA
- a CDS encoding aldo/keto reductase, with protein MKKNRLGSSELYVSEIGLGCMTIGTDERKAVAIVHEALDLGVNFLDTADLYDAGRNEELVGQAIAGRRADVVLATKVGNRRVPGADGWVWDPSKAYIRSAVKESLRRLRTDYIDLYQLHGGTIEDPIDETIEAFEELRQEGVIRYYGISSIRPNVVREYAKRSNIVSVMNQYSIVDRRAEEEILPLLKERGISVIARGPLAGGALAEAKRPEKPYLDYSADELLALREELRRIAGEERRLSHLAIRYSLAHPAVATAIPGASSVEQLRSNLEAAQARPLAPEEIEAIRAVSKAGRYAQHR; from the coding sequence ATGAAAAAAAATCGGCTCGGCTCTTCCGAGCTGTACGTTAGCGAAATCGGGCTCGGGTGCATGACGATCGGCACCGACGAGCGGAAAGCCGTCGCCATCGTTCACGAAGCGCTCGACCTCGGCGTCAACTTTCTGGACACGGCCGATTTGTACGACGCCGGACGCAACGAGGAGCTCGTCGGCCAAGCGATCGCCGGGCGCCGCGCCGACGTCGTGCTCGCCACGAAGGTCGGCAACCGGCGCGTGCCCGGCGCCGACGGATGGGTATGGGATCCGTCCAAAGCCTATATCCGATCGGCCGTCAAAGAGAGTCTAAGGCGGCTGCGCACCGACTACATTGACCTGTACCAGCTGCACGGCGGCACGATCGAAGACCCCATCGACGAAACGATCGAGGCGTTCGAAGAGCTTCGGCAAGAAGGCGTCATCCGGTACTACGGCATCTCGTCCATCCGCCCGAACGTCGTGCGCGAATATGCGAAGCGGTCGAATATCGTCAGCGTGATGAACCAGTACAGCATCGTCGACCGGAGAGCCGAAGAGGAAATTCTTCCGCTGCTTAAGGAACGCGGCATCAGCGTAATCGCGCGCGGCCCGCTCGCCGGCGGCGCCCTCGCGGAGGCGAAACGGCCGGAGAAGCCGTACTTGGACTACAGCGCAGACGAGCTGCTCGCGCTTCGGGAAGAGCTGCGGCGCATCGCCGGAGAGGAGCGGCGCCTGTCGCATTTGGCTATCCGCTACTCGCTCGCGCATCCCGCCGTCGCGACCGCCATTCCCGGCGCCAGCTCGGTCGAACAGCTGCGCAGCAACCTAGAGGCGGCGCAAGCGCGGCCGCTCGCCCCGGAGGAGATCGAAGCGATCCGGGCCGTTAGCAAAGCAGGCCGTTACGCCCAGCATCGCTGA